A part of Paenibacillus sp. IHBB 10380 genomic DNA contains:
- a CDS encoding helix-turn-helix transcriptional regulator, with amino-acid sequence MMKEDKAAWYEIESLHSRHLPLTDGLNQLYRLQTVERNRLQVPEEFGQGFWEKFKVNSSVEISVCNVSFQENIMMRSREQDHFSKWSFCVGDPIEWTEESSDQSCQLKAGEMSIFGHSMANCVGYYQAGKQIHGVTIKLDPEFLTVLQQHFATTRRSIFSSDGYDSFQKSIVTPSMNRIIQEMIRCDYAGEIKRIYMEGKVLELIAVYLHEETRRTSEVSGFSRTDVDSLLQAKEILDHDLLSAPSINQLSRQVCLNEFKLKKGFKQLFGISVHAYVIDQRLEAAYLLLEKGSITITMAAVMSGFNKPSHFAEKFRQKYGATPSDYFRQSIR; translated from the coding sequence ATGATGAAAGAAGACAAAGCGGCGTGGTACGAGATTGAAAGCTTGCATTCGCGGCACCTTCCCCTGACCGATGGTCTGAACCAGTTGTATCGGTTACAGACGGTTGAGCGCAACAGACTACAGGTCCCAGAAGAGTTCGGACAAGGATTCTGGGAAAAATTCAAAGTGAATTCCTCTGTAGAAATCTCGGTGTGCAATGTGAGCTTTCAAGAAAATATAATGATGCGCAGCCGGGAACAGGATCATTTCAGCAAATGGAGCTTTTGTGTGGGTGATCCTATTGAGTGGACAGAGGAATCTTCAGACCAGTCCTGTCAGCTTAAAGCCGGAGAAATGTCCATTTTTGGTCATTCTATGGCCAATTGCGTAGGCTATTATCAGGCCGGAAAACAAATTCACGGGGTTACTATCAAGTTGGACCCAGAATTTCTGACCGTTCTCCAGCAGCACTTCGCCACCACAAGGCGCAGCATTTTCTCCTCTGATGGGTACGACTCTTTTCAAAAATCTATAGTGACACCGTCCATGAACCGCATTATTCAAGAGATGATTCGCTGTGATTACGCAGGCGAGATCAAACGGATTTATATGGAAGGAAAAGTGCTGGAGCTGATCGCTGTTTATTTACACGAAGAAACGCGCAGAACGTCTGAAGTTTCAGGATTTTCCAGAACGGATGTCGATTCCTTGCTGCAGGCCAAAGAGATACTGGATCATGATTTGTTGTCTGCTCCAAGTATTAATCAGCTCTCCAGGCAAGTCTGTCTGAATGAATTCAAGTTAAAAAAGGGATTTAAACAGTTGTTTGGTATATCAGTACATGCATATGTAATTGATCAGAGACTGGAAGCCGCCTACTTGTTACTGGAGAAAGGCTCAATTACGATTACAATGGCAGCTGTAATGTCCGGCTTTAATAAACCCAGTCACTTCGCCGAAAAGTTCAGACAAAAATATGGAGCAACGCCATCCGATTATTTCAGACAGTCCATACGCTAG